From the genome of Populus trichocarpa isolate Nisqually-1 chromosome 15, P.trichocarpa_v4.1, whole genome shotgun sequence, one region includes:
- the LOC7474069 gene encoding uncharacterized protein At1g65710, whose translation MGCCFSKKNEVSSSLNASQPILNTLKVDKNEIQNNNMMVVEDKEVKKQVVEEGSFVKKEIFVIKHRKSQDRDKRIPPPNLNIAPLEEDGPAPTATASAAEILSGNSNTNVGAHNMVLRTSSCTKEEVDAILIQCGRLSRSNSSGAGKPPSSGIKYSGSKRSYDFDNNNNNNNDQDQDVESSTSADHYDFRKKGNDEDDGEVTAERRQHRNRRRQSSRPSPSPSSQGRRRTPSRERDQNQRPSSRERGSGSSGRRVSRSPGRRSETTQNTGVTAGNANATVNANNTGGPSNRPGKLVSVPATVSSLVVDKSNNGVEPQATAGIRRISVKRNVGEAALTCSRMVASPSSKSPARTNAKTSNENNQQPSLSRSNSRKADQSPYRRNPLSEIDLNSLQYSQPPANKATCTSNNRARIRNKDIEGQVVVKESFNLLNQTPMKKQNSEKNNRVNAQVTNCRGSSIVSLENKISKEQQMEEAKGQPTDMTTVVDLGVESLKPQTLTRSRSARRSRDLDLNPETLLNPTPSYTALLLEDIQNFHLKNTPSFSLPACVTKACSILEAVADLNSTTSSNLSCAFSYDRRSPPTVAAANLVGKKPPEAKDPFVESEVLASDDLIEPSFHKYVTVRRAGTLCGEDMDGQESSGSDSVVGGSQQHLGFSTSSWEPNSADSIDHWTSRSNWRDEDEKSPLGFQKHELSETWRDVEQARRPFSGQRSGIGRGRLGTSKNLHSTAILASAAST comes from the exons ATGGGCTGttgttttagcaaaaaaaatgaagtttcttcttctttgaatgCCTCCCAACCAATTCTAAACACTCTCAAGGTTGACAAGAATGAGATCCAAAACAACAACATGATGGTAGTTGAGGATAAGGAGGTCAAAAAACAGGTTGTAGAAGAAGGGAGCTTTGTCAAGAAAGAAATTTTTGTCATCAAACACAGGAAAAGCCAAGATAGAGACAAACGCATCCCTCCTCCCAACCTCAATATTGCACCACTAGAAGAAGATGGCCCTGCGCCCACTGCTACTGCATCTGCTGCTGAAATATTATCGGGCAACAGCAACACCAATGTTGGTGCTCATAATATGGTTCTGAGAACATCAAGCTGCACAAAAGAAGAGGTAGATGCCATTCTCATTCAGTGTGGAAGGCTTAGCCGCAGCAACTCTTCTGGAGCTGGAAAGCCCCCTTCTTCTGGCATAAAGTACTCCGGTTCCAAGAGGAGCTACGactttgataataataataataataataatgaccaGGACCAAGATGTTGAGTCTTCCACTTCTGCTGATCATTATGATTTTAGAAAGAAAGGCAATGATGAAGACGATGGCGAGGTTACAGCCGAGAGAAGGCAGCATCGCAACCGCCGCCGCCAATCCAGCAggccttctccttctccttcttctcaaGGGAGGAGGAGGACACCCAGCAGGGAAAGGGACCAGAACCAGCGCCCCAGCAGCAGAGAGAGGGGCAGTGGTAGCAGTGGGAGAAGGGTGAGTCGATCACCGGGTAGAAGGTCAGAAACAACCCAAAACACAGGCGTTACTGCTGGAAATGCTAATGCTACTGTTAATGCTAACAATACTGGTGGTCCTAGTAATAGGCCTGGAAAATTGGTATCAGTCCCTGCCACTGTTTCTTCTTTAGTGGTGGATAAGAGCAACAATGGGGTTGAACCGCAAGCAACGGCTGGAATTAGGCGGATCTCAGTTAAGAGAAATGTTGGTGAGGCAGCGTTGACCTGCTCAAGGATGGTCGCATCGCCAAGTTCCAAATCTCCTGCCAGAACCAATGCTAAGACCTCTAATGAGAATAATCAGCAGCCATCTCTTAGCCGCAGCAATTCAAGAAAAGCAGACCAATCTCCTTACAGAAGAAATCCATTGAGTGAAATTGATCTCAATTCACTTCAATATTCGCAACCACCTGCCAACAAGGCTACCTGCACCAGCAACAACAGAGCACGAATCAGAAACAAAGATATCGAAGGACAAGTGGTGGTGAAGGAATCTTTCAATCTTCTAAATCAG ACTCCAATGAAGAAGCAAAATTCTGAGAAAAACAACAGAGTCAATGCTCAAGTGACTAATTGCAGAGGCAGCAGCATAGTTTCACTGGAAAACAAGATCTCAAAGGAACAACAGATGGAAGAGGCTAAAGGACAGCCAACAGACATGACCACTGTAGTAGACTTGGGAGTTGAAAGCTTGAAGCCCCAGACATTAACCAGAAGCAGGTCAGCTAGGCGGTCGCGAGACCTAGACCTCAATCCTGAAACTTTGTTGAATCCAACGCCTTCATATACCGCACTACTGCTGGAAGACATTCAAAATTTTCACCTGAAGAACACTCCTTCCTTTTCTCTCCCAGCTTGTGTCACCAAGGCCTGCTCTATTCTTGAAGCAGTCGCTGACCTGAATTCCACTACAAGCTCCAACCTGTCATGTGCCTTCTCTTATGATAGAAGAAGCCCCCCTACAGTGGCTGCTGCTAATCTTGTTGGGAAGAAACCACCTGAGGCAAAAGACCCATTTGTAGAATCTGAGGTACTTGCAAGCGATGACCTTATAGAGCCAAGCTTTCACAAGTATGTAACAGTGAGAAGAGCAGGTACATTATGCGGGGAAGACATGGATGGTCAAGAATCGTCAGGCAGTGACAGCGTTGTTGGTGGCAGCCAACAGCATTTAGGATTTTCAACCTCTTCCTGGGAACCCAATTCAGCGGACTCAATTGATCACTGGACTTCAAGATCCAACTGGAGAGATGAGGACGAGAAGAGCCCACTGGGATTTCAAAAGCATGAATTGTCTGAAACATGGCGTGATGTGGAACAGGCCAGAAGGCCATTCAGTGGACAAAGGAGTGGAATTGGACGTGGGAGACTTGGTACAAGTAAAAATCTCCACTCAACTGCTATCCTTGCAAGTGCTGCTTCAACATAA
- the LOC7474070 gene encoding NDR1/HIN1-like protein 6: MDMANHQKIHPLNMSSSAHDDQQLDAEAPQAPTVPLVPRGSSKSDKGDAAAHLLPRDNQHYPPFQRTIPVIHTKPPKERSSCCCRFLCWTLSLLFLLILLIGVVAGILYLVFQPKLPKYSIDRLQITQFNLTNNSSLTATFDVTITARNPNKKVGVYYEGGSHISVWYTGTNLCQGSLPRFYQGHRNTTVLNVVLSGQTNDANTLITSLQQQQQQTGIIPLNLRVIQPVRIKFGKLKIMKVKFRVRCRLDVDNLAANNAINIRNSSCKFRFRL; this comes from the coding sequence ATGGATATGGCAAATCATCAGAAGATTCATCCGCTCAATATGAGTAGTAGTGCCCATGATGATCAACAACTAGATGCTGAGGCACCACAGGCTCCCACGGTTCCATTGGTGCCCCGAGGCTCCTCCAAATCTGATAAAGGCGATGCAGCTGCACATCTCCTTCCTCGTGACAACCAGCACTACCCTCCTTTTCAGCGTACAATCCCGGTCATCCACACTAAACCACCCAAGGAGAGAAGCAGCTGTTGTTGCAGATTCTTGTGTTGGacactctctcttctcttcctcctcATTCTTCTCATTGGAGTTGTTGCTGGAATTCTTTACCTTGTCTTCCAACCTAAACTCCCAAAGTACTCCATCGATCGGTTGCAAATTACCCAATTCAATCTCACAAACAATTCCAGCTTAACTGCAACCTTCGATGTCACCATCACGGCTAGGAATCCCAACAAGAAAGTGGGCGTCTACTATGAGGGAGGGAGCCATATAAGCGTGTGGTACACAGGCACAAATCTATGTCAAGGTTCGCTGCCAAGATTCTACCAGGGTCACAGGAACACCACCGTGCTTAATGTGGTGTTATCAGGACAAACAAATGATGCCAATACATTGATCACTTCActgcaacagcaacagcagcagaCTGGAATCATTCCTTTGAACCTCAGGGTTATTCAGCCTGTGAGAATCAAGTTTGGCAAGTTGAAGATCATGAAGGTGAAGTTCAGGGTCAGATGCAGACTAGATGTCGACAACTTAGCTGCTAATAACGCcattaatattagaaatagtAGCTGTAAGTTTAGGTTTAGGCTATAA